In a single window of the Bacteroidota bacterium genome:
- a CDS encoding CoA transferase, which translates to MKAIRRKKQGGKKKPLSGIKVLELASVLAGPLVGTFLAELGAHVLKIENPATGGDVTRNWRMPEEDHNKPSAYYRAANQGKQNLLLDILGKSGKKILQELLRDTDIILVNFKPGDEKKFGLNYSTLKKKFPKLIYAQISGYGKKDPRPAFDLCLQAETGFMSMNGTHESGPLKMPLAMIDILSAHQLKEGILLALYDRKKNGNGNYVHVSLYDTAVISLSYMATNYFQTGKIPGLNGSIHPNIAPYGETFCLKDKKIMVLAIGNEMQFGELCTSLEMDSLVTDKKYSTNEMRVANRNELFRKLKTVIEKFSSAEIEKKLERKNIPFAFVRNIGEVLCQTDSTRLLVEDEYGFTLKSAAFIE; encoded by the coding sequence ATGAAGGCTATCAGGCGAAAAAAGCAGGGGGGTAAAAAGAAACCGTTATCAGGGATAAAAGTCCTTGAACTTGCGAGTGTCCTTGCAGGGCCTTTGGTGGGAACTTTTCTTGCTGAACTTGGGGCTCATGTTCTGAAAATCGAAAATCCCGCAACCGGGGGCGATGTAACCCGCAACTGGAGAATGCCGGAGGAAGATCATAATAAACCCTCTGCCTATTACCGGGCTGCAAACCAGGGAAAACAAAATCTGTTGCTTGACATTCTTGGGAAAAGCGGAAAAAAGATTTTGCAGGAATTACTTCGTGATACCGATATCATCCTTGTGAATTTCAAACCGGGCGATGAAAAAAAGTTTGGTTTGAATTATTCAACTCTGAAAAAAAAATTCCCAAAACTCATTTATGCACAGATTTCAGGATACGGAAAAAAAGATCCCCGTCCTGCGTTTGATCTCTGCTTACAGGCAGAAACAGGATTCATGAGCATGAATGGAACTCATGAATCCGGCCCTCTTAAAATGCCATTGGCAATGATCGACATCCTGAGCGCGCACCAACTCAAGGAAGGAATTCTTCTCGCACTTTATGATCGGAAAAAAAACGGCAACGGAAATTATGTTCATGTTTCGCTCTATGATACAGCTGTGATCTCCCTTTCCTATATGGCCACAAATTATTTTCAAACCGGAAAAATTCCCGGACTCAATGGATCCATTCATCCCAACATTGCCCCATACGGAGAAACTTTTTGCCTGAAGGATAAAAAAATAATGGTACTCGCAATTGGCAATGAAATGCAATTCGGTGAACTGTGCACTTCGCTGGAAATGGATTCGCTGGTGACCGACAAAAAATATTCAACCAATGAAATGCGCGTTGCCAATCGCAATGAACTTTTCCGAAAACTGAAAACTGTGATCGAAAAATTCTCTTCCGCCGAGATTGAAAAAAAACTTGAACGAAAAAATATCCCTTTTGCCTTTGTGCGCAATATTGGGGAAGTGCTCTGTCAAACTGATTCGACACGGCTTCTTGTCGAAGATGAATACGGTTTTACCCTGAAAAGTGCAGCTTTTATAGAATAG
- a CDS encoding HEPN domain-containing protein, translating into MNKKEHILSWLEKVEHDFSSAQVLFEHNPLVLDVPCFLCQQSVEKYLKAYLFYNSQDIEKTHDCEFLLEKCGHFDPDFRGIDLKNINDFAVDIRYPDEAIAPDHSQAMVYLQITEKIRDLVRSKISFE; encoded by the coding sequence ATGAATAAGAAAGAGCATATTTTATCCTGGCTTGAAAAAGTGGAACACGACTTTTCTTCAGCGCAAGTTCTTTTTGAACACAATCCTTTGGTGTTAGATGTTCCCTGCTTTTTATGTCAGCAATCCGTTGAAAAATATCTCAAAGCTTATCTCTTTTACAACTCTCAGGACATTGAAAAAACTCATGATTGCGAATTTCTACTTGAGAAATGCGGGCATTTTGATCCTGATTTCAGAGGCATCGACTTGAAAAATATTAATGATTTTGCCGTTGACATACGTTATCCCGATGAAGCGATCGCACCCGATCATTCGCAGGCTATGGTCTATCTTCAAATAACTGAAAAAATAAGGGACCTTGTACGAAGCAAAATCAGCTTTGAATAA
- a CDS encoding GNAT family N-acetyltransferase — protein sequence MIIRQPESSEDFKKYYRLRWEVLRKKWDQPEGSEKDELEKISFHAIAVNEKDEVVGVARLHKNSAEEGQIRFMGVREDQQGKGVGKKLVDFLEEEARRLKFSRIILQARENAVPFYLALGYRQMEKSFIMWNLIQHYRMEKSL from the coding sequence ATGATCATCCGTCAACCGGAATCCTCAGAAGATTTTAAAAAATATTACCGTCTGCGCTGGGAAGTGCTTAGAAAAAAATGGGATCAGCCCGAAGGTTCTGAAAAAGATGAGTTGGAAAAAATTTCTTTCCATGCGATAGCAGTGAATGAAAAAGATGAAGTGGTGGGCGTTGCACGACTCCATAAAAATTCTGCAGAAGAGGGACAAATCCGTTTCATGGGCGTGCGCGAAGATCAACAGGGAAAAGGTGTAGGAAAAAAATTGGTTGATTTTCTCGAAGAAGAAGCACGCCGACTTAAATTCTCAAGAATAATATTGCAGGCGAGAGAGAATGCTGTTCCGTTTTATCTTGCTCTTGGTTACAGGCAAATGGAAAAATCGTTCATCATGTGGAACCTTATCCAGCATTACAGGATGGAAAAATCACTTTGA
- a CDS encoding nucleotidyltransferase domain-containing protein, with product MANAEVAQLIKSTVLSLLPDARVLLFGSHARGDFNKSSDYDVLVITKENFKPHEKFTWRGKLNRALVYALHAPVDVLVDSEEEVDSKKELHGHIIRYAIREAIEL from the coding sequence ATGGCAAACGCTGAAGTTGCTCAACTCATAAAATCAACGGTACTATCGTTGCTGCCCGACGCCAGAGTTTTGCTTTTCGGTTCGCATGCAAGAGGAGACTTTAACAAAAGCAGCGATTACGATGTGTTGGTTATCACAAAAGAAAATTTTAAACCTCATGAAAAATTTACCTGGAGAGGAAAACTTAATCGCGCCCTTGTTTATGCGTTACATGCTCCCGTTGATGTTTTAGTTGACAGCGAGGAGGAAGTTGACAGCAAAAAGGAATTACATGGCCACATCATTCGTTACGCGATTCGTGAAGCTATAGAATTATAA
- the serC gene encoding 3-phosphoserine/phosphohydroxythreonine transaminase produces MSTSTLVKKIHNFSPGPGILPADVIKQAAEAVLNFDNLNLSLLEISHRSKNFEKVMDESRELVKELLGLGNGWQVLYLGGGASMQFAMVPYNLLRTDGYAAYVNTGVWAGKAIREAKIVGNTKVIASSEDKKFAYVPKNYEIPGDADYLHITSNNTIYGTEMKSFPKTNIPVVVDMSSDIFSGPVDGNQFSLIYAGAQKNMGPAGATMIAVREDILGKTGRKMLSMLDYQAHIKGGSMANTPPVFPIYVCMLTLKWLKQNGGLSWIDKINNDKANMMYGEIDRNCLFAGTVLDKTDRSRMNVTFVMTRPELEPEFDKMWKDAGISQLRGHRDVGGYRASLYNALTLDSVKALVQVMMDFEKKFA; encoded by the coding sequence ATGTCTACTTCAACACTCGTGAAAAAAATCCACAATTTCAGTCCAGGCCCGGGAATTCTTCCGGCCGATGTGATCAAACAAGCTGCTGAAGCTGTTCTCAATTTCGACAACCTGAATCTTTCCCTGCTCGAAATTTCTCATCGCTCGAAAAATTTTGAAAAAGTAATGGACGAATCGCGTGAACTCGTGAAAGAATTGCTCGGGCTCGGAAATGGCTGGCAGGTACTTTATCTCGGTGGAGGAGCAAGCATGCAATTTGCGATGGTGCCTTACAATCTCCTGCGCACCGATGGGTATGCGGCGTATGTGAACACGGGTGTGTGGGCGGGAAAAGCGATCAGGGAAGCGAAGATCGTTGGCAATACAAAAGTGATCGCATCTTCCGAAGACAAAAAATTCGCTTACGTTCCGAAGAATTATGAAATTCCCGGTGACGCCGATTATCTCCACATCACTTCGAACAACACGATCTACGGAACAGAAATGAAATCTTTTCCGAAAACAAATATTCCGGTTGTAGTGGACATGTCATCCGATATTTTCAGCGGGCCTGTTGACGGGAATCAATTCTCACTCATTTACGCAGGTGCACAAAAAAATATGGGGCCGGCTGGTGCAACAATGATTGCTGTGCGTGAAGATATTCTCGGAAAAACCGGGAGAAAAATGCTGAGCATGCTCGATTACCAGGCGCACATCAAAGGCGGATCAATGGCAAACACGCCTCCCGTTTTCCCGATCTACGTTTGCATGCTCACATTGAAATGGCTGAAACAAAACGGCGGACTTTCCTGGATCGATAAAATAAATAATGACAAAGCGAATATGATGTACGGTGAGATCGACCGCAATTGTTTATTCGCCGGAACAGTGCTCGACAAAACAGATCGCTCGCGGATGAATGTAACTTTCGTGATGACACGTCCCGAACTCGAACCGGAATTCGACAAGATGTGGAAAGATGCAGGCATCTCTCAACTGCGCGGCCATCGCGATGTGGGTGGATACCGCGCATCACTGTACAACGCACTCACGCTCGACAGTGTGAAAGCGCTCGTGCAGGTGATGATGGATTTTGAAAAAAAGTTTGCGTAA
- a CDS encoding DUF5011 domain-containing protein, with product MKKQLTLIASVAFLAGVISMSSCKKADTTAPVITVTGGNDQTASLGTSWTNPTATATDDQDGDISTSITVTGTVDPNTKGTYTLTYSVSDAAGNKADQAVVIHIVNDAEMYTGNYSVHDTVPTIPAFNYNITITTDNTVNGKIHFAHYSAALVGFADYQNNDNVYATISGSTVTLPLQNENPIGTDNSSHDFSGNGTVTQTSAPIMFNITYTDHDITNSTTANGCVQTYTHF from the coding sequence ATGAAAAAACAACTCACTTTGATCGCTTCTGTCGCATTCCTCGCGGGAGTGATTTCCATGTCTTCCTGCAAAAAGGCAGACACCACAGCCCCCGTTATCACTGTTACAGGTGGAAACGACCAGACCGCTTCTCTTGGAACTTCCTGGACAAACCCAACAGCGACCGCAACCGATGATCAGGACGGAGACATTTCTACCTCGATCACCGTTACCGGAACAGTTGACCCGAACACAAAAGGAACTTATACTCTTACTTATTCCGTTTCAGATGCAGCTGGTAACAAAGCCGATCAGGCAGTTGTTATTCATATTGTAAATGATGCCGAAATGTATACAGGTAACTATTCTGTTCATGACACGGTTCCTACTATTCCTGCCTTCAATTATAACATTACTATTACTACTGATAATACTGTAAACGGAAAAATCCATTTTGCACATTACAGTGCAGCGCTCGTTGGTTTCGCAGATTACCAGAATAACGATAACGTTTATGCCACCATCAGCGGAAGCACTGTAACACTTCCTTTGCAGAATGAAAACCCTATTGGAACGGACAATTCTTCGCATGACTTCAGCGGCAATGGAACCGTAACACAAACATCGGCACCTATCATGTTCAACATCACTTACACCGATCATGATATTACCAACTCTACTACAGCTAATGGCTGTGTGCAGACTTACACCCATTTCTAA
- a CDS encoding translation initiation factor: MAGKKNKSGGFVYSTNPDFRVEENENIEGSTPKKQVTLKIFLDRLGGSKMVSRVNGFPDHFPEIEELARSLKQKCGVGGSVKNNEILIQGNHRDKILDILIHEGYQAKKAGG; encoded by the coding sequence ATGGCTGGCAAAAAAAATAAGAGCGGAGGTTTTGTTTATTCCACCAATCCCGATTTCAGGGTGGAAGAAAATGAAAACATTGAAGGATCGACACCGAAGAAACAGGTCACTCTCAAAATATTTCTTGACCGCCTGGGCGGAAGTAAAATGGTGAGCCGCGTAAACGGTTTCCCCGATCATTTTCCGGAAATAGAAGAATTAGCACGATCACTGAAACAAAAATGCGGCGTAGGCGGTTCCGTAAAAAATAATGAGATCCTCATCCAGGGAAATCACCGCGATAAAATTCTCGACATTCTGATCCATGAAGGCTATCAGGCGAAAAAAGCAGGGGGGTAA
- a CDS encoding glycosyltransferase family 39 protein, which translates to MNTNNISPNTMNTEVNIRVLRRIIVAFVIILTSGLFIPLINVDAAQYGEISRELSRTSDWTHIFLRGQDYLDKPPLHFWLSALSFRIFGIHEWSYKLPSFLFFILAVHSVIRMTNIFYDRRTSLIAGLFFCSSATAFLMTNDVRTDTIVVGCVAFSVWKLLEWSRGRAWTDLFAASVGIGLAMLAKGPMGIIFPAFILGVHFIFKREWKNIFRWEYLVMLFVIALLVFPMCKGLYEQFDLHPEKEVNGHQSVSGLRFYFWTQSFGRITGESDWGTKYDNGATAFFFTHTFLWTFAPWCLLTIAGIGTTVFSIISKRCSASSLKEFFSTGGFLLLFLALSASRYKLPHYLYVTTPFASVIAAVFFCEKILERNNILLQRVISVIHSIIIAALTLCSMFLLFYVFPDGSFLSKALAVVSVSSVFFCYYFSFGFWEKNMYPLIAALMSFYLVLSLHFYPHLLQYSSSIKAGKIIAQNRKGRETVFFTEDATDYTLDFYGRLDDPPLIYDPALVRNELNNGKKTYLYTSMSELPQVENDGLTIKKITEFDDFPVQFLTGKFLSPASRGSVLRERILLEFGK; encoded by the coding sequence ATGAACACAAACAATATTTCTCCGAATACAATGAACACGGAAGTGAACATCCGCGTTCTCCGCAGAATCATTGTTGCATTTGTGATCATTCTTACCAGCGGACTTTTCATTCCGCTCATCAATGTAGACGCCGCGCAATACGGTGAAATTTCCCGCGAGCTGAGCCGGACTTCCGACTGGACACATATTTTTCTCCGCGGGCAGGATTATCTCGATAAACCTCCATTGCATTTCTGGTTGTCTGCATTAAGTTTCCGCATCTTCGGAATTCACGAGTGGTCGTATAAACTTCCGAGCTTTTTGTTTTTCATTCTTGCTGTTCATTCGGTGATCCGTATGACGAATATTTTTTACGACCGGAGAACTTCTCTCATCGCCGGATTATTTTTCTGTTCTTCCGCAACTGCTTTCCTCATGACGAACGATGTGCGTACGGACACGATCGTGGTGGGATGTGTTGCTTTTTCTGTCTGGAAATTACTCGAGTGGAGCCGCGGCCGCGCATGGACAGATCTTTTCGCGGCTTCGGTCGGGATCGGACTTGCGATGCTTGCAAAAGGGCCAATGGGAATAATTTTTCCGGCGTTCATTCTTGGCGTGCATTTTATTTTCAAACGCGAATGGAAAAATATTTTTCGATGGGAATACCTGGTGATGCTATTCGTCATTGCACTCCTTGTTTTTCCGATGTGCAAAGGACTGTACGAACAATTCGACCTTCATCCGGAAAAAGAAGTCAACGGGCATCAATCGGTTTCCGGCCTGCGGTTCTATTTCTGGACACAATCTTTCGGAAGGATCACCGGTGAAAGTGACTGGGGAACGAAATACGATAACGGGGCAACAGCATTTTTTTTCACGCATACATTTCTTTGGACATTCGCCCCGTGGTGCCTGCTTACCATCGCGGGGATCGGCACAACTGTTTTCAGTATAATCAGTAAGAGATGCAGTGCATCTTCATTGAAAGAATTTTTTTCCACCGGTGGGTTCCTTCTCCTGTTTCTTGCTTTGTCCGCATCACGTTACAAACTTCCGCATTACCTGTATGTAACCACACCATTCGCTTCTGTGATAGCGGCCGTTTTTTTCTGTGAAAAAATTCTTGAACGGAATAATATTTTATTGCAAAGAGTGATTTCCGTAATTCATTCCATCATCATAGCCGCACTTACGCTGTGCAGTATGTTCCTGCTCTTTTATGTTTTTCCCGACGGATCATTCCTGTCAAAAGCGCTCGCTGTTGTTTCGGTTTCTTCTGTTTTTTTCTGTTACTATTTTTCTTTCGGCTTCTGGGAGAAAAATATGTATCCGCTAATTGCCGCGCTGATGTCTTTTTATCTCGTGCTGAGTTTGCACTTCTATCCCCATTTGCTTCAGTATTCTTCAAGTATTAAAGCAGGAAAAATAATTGCGCAGAATCGCAAGGGGAGGGAAACTGTTTTTTTTACGGAAGATGCAACGGATTACACACTCGATTTCTATGGGCGGCTTGATGATCCTCCGCTCATTTATGACCCGGCGCTGGTAAGAAATGAATTGAACAATGGGAAGAAAACTTATCTCTACACTTCGATGAGTGAATTGCCGCAGGTGGAGAACGATGGATTAACAATAAAAAAGATAACAGAGTTCGATGATTTCCCTGTGCAGTTTCTTACGGGAAAATTTCTTTCTCCTGCTTCGCGGGGTTCAGTACTGAGGGAACGCATCCTTCTTGAATTCGGAAAATAA
- the aroQ gene encoding type II 3-dehydroquinate dehydratase — translation MKILILNGPNLNLLGKREPEIYGHAGFDEFFSTLKKEFPDVQLEYFQSNVEGELINKLHETGFSFDGIIFNPGGYTHTSVAIGDAVASIKTPVIEVHISNVFAREEFRHTSFIAKHCKGSITGLGLNGYRLAIEAFLF, via the coding sequence ATGAAAATTCTGATCCTCAACGGGCCGAATCTTAATTTATTGGGCAAACGTGAACCGGAAATTTACGGACACGCCGGTTTCGATGAATTTTTCTCAACGCTCAAAAAAGAATTTCCTGATGTGCAGCTTGAATATTTTCAAAGCAACGTGGAAGGAGAACTCATTAACAAACTTCATGAAACCGGATTTTCATTCGATGGAATTATTTTCAATCCCGGTGGATACACGCATACTTCTGTAGCGATCGGTGATGCGGTTGCTTCCATAAAAACCCCGGTGATCGAAGTGCATATTTCAAATGTTTTTGCACGCGAAGAATTCCGCCACACTTCTTTCATTGCGAAACACTGCAAAGGAAGTATAACCGGACTCGGGCTCAATGGATATCGGCTGGCGATAGAGGCATTTCTTTTCTGA
- a CDS encoding FeoB-associated Cys-rich membrane protein, with protein MVEKVIVIVVALLAACFLFFRFRKQFNSARKGDCGDDCKCK; from the coding sequence ATGGTCGAGAAAGTAATAGTGATTGTTGTTGCGTTGCTGGCCGCATGTTTTCTGTTCTTCAGATTCCGGAAGCAGTTTAATTCTGCGCGTAAAGGAGATTGCGGTGATGATTGCAAATGCAAATGA